From the genome of Clostridium sp. BNL1100, one region includes:
- a CDS encoding sigma-70 family RNA polymerase sigma factor: MAKFRKRTNYRGKYPDLNDEMIEVLEKSDRKMEYQQYDLKVEQCQIDGTKRTVTYVPSREDSYERLLEENRQFAAESESVEDAAVKAVMIEKMLTCLKLLTPEEQELITELFFKGKSEHQLSAETGIPRMTIHNRKDRILVRLKKLLEK; encoded by the coding sequence ATGGCTAAATTCAGAAAGAGGACAAACTATCGGGGAAAATACCCCGATTTGAACGATGAAATGATAGAGGTACTGGAAAAAAGCGACCGGAAGATGGAGTACCAGCAGTACGACCTGAAGGTAGAGCAATGCCAGATTGACGGCACCAAGCGGACCGTTACATACGTCCCAAGCCGGGAGGACTCCTATGAACGTCTGCTGGAGGAAAACCGGCAGTTTGCCGCCGAGAGCGAAAGCGTGGAGGATGCCGCGGTAAAGGCAGTAATGATTGAAAAAATGCTGACCTGTCTTAAACTGCTTACTCCAGAAGAACAGGAGCTGATCACCGAGCTGTTTTTTAAGGGTAAGAGTGAGCATCAATTGTCAGCAGAAACAGGGATTCCCCGCATGACTATTCATAACAGAAAGGACCGGATACTGGTACGGCTGAAAAAACTTTTAGAAAAGTAA
- a CDS encoding DUF4346 domain-containing protein produces MIRIDNRSGKLALRGRNTWFCKVDSLINEVIRGESAEDIANTVIKRGLLSRLDHAAYLGRELAKAEMALNQGG; encoded by the coding sequence TTGATACGCATAGATAATCGTTCAGGCAAATTGGCTTTAAGGGGGCGCAATACTTGGTTTTGCAAAGTTGATTCGCTTATCAACGAAGTAATTAGAGGAGAAAGCGCCGAAGATATTGCAAATACAGTTATAAAGCGTGGATTACTTTCCCGTCTTGACCATGCCGCCTATCTTGGCAGGGAGCTTGCTAAAGCGGAAATGGCCTTAAATCAAGGTGGATGA
- a CDS encoding ZIP family metal transporter, whose product MQAVLFSLLATILGTLLGSLIAVWAGNRSPKIINYLLSLAAGVMLSLVFFDLVPEVLEIASVPLTILGIGIGIAVILIFDTVSDKMASGKDAEIPQAKVKNEILRSGYIMLVAVGIHNLPAGLAIGAGAEHHIGFAATMALTLALHNIPEGVATAALLLAGGAKKRNAVLLSTLTGVPTILGAAIGYFVGNMSDVAMALTTSAVAGIILYMIFEEILPKGAAILKSRLTTVFTLLGIIIGIVAISG is encoded by the coding sequence ATGCAAGCTGTTTTATTCAGTCTGCTTGCCACAATTTTGGGAACATTGCTCGGAAGTCTGATAGCGGTTTGGGCAGGAAACCGTTCTCCGAAAATCATCAATTATCTACTGTCACTTGCCGCAGGGGTTATGTTGAGCCTTGTGTTTTTCGACCTTGTTCCCGAAGTGTTGGAGATTGCAAGTGTTCCTCTAACAATTTTGGGAATTGGAATCGGGATTGCCGTAATTCTGATATTCGACACGGTTTCCGATAAAATGGCGAGCGGCAAAGACGCTGAAATTCCACAGGCGAAAGTGAAAAACGAGATTTTGCGCTCCGGCTATATTATGCTTGTAGCTGTTGGTATTCATAATTTACCCGCTGGACTTGCAATCGGCGCGGGAGCGGAACACCATATCGGGTTTGCGGCGACAATGGCTCTTACCCTTGCTCTGCATAATATCCCTGAGGGTGTGGCTACTGCCGCTCTGTTATTGGCGGGTGGAGCAAAAAAGCGTAACGCGGTTTTGCTGTCAACACTAACAGGCGTGCCGACCATTCTTGGCGCGGCAATCGGCTACTTTGTCGGGAATATGTCAGACGTTGCAATGGCATTGACTACTTCGGCTGTGGCGGGAATTATCCTGTATATGATTTTTGAAGAAATACTTCCGAAAGGTGCCGCAATTCTTAAGTCACGATTAACAACGGTCTTTACATTGCTTGGAATAATTATCGGGATTGTGGCGATAAGTGGTTGA